A single Danio aesculapii chromosome 19, fDanAes4.1, whole genome shotgun sequence DNA region contains:
- the ago4 gene encoding protein argonaute-4 isoform X1 has protein sequence MEALGPGPPAPTSLFQPPRRPGLGTVGKPIRLLANHFQVQIPKIDVYHYDIDIKPEKRPRRVNREVVDTMVRHFKMQIFGDRQPGYDGKRNMYTAHPLPIGRDRVDLEVTLPGEGKDQTFKVSLQWVSVVSLQMLLEALSGHLNEVPEDSVQALDVITRHLPSMRYTPVGRSFFSPPEGYYHPLGGGREVWFGFHQSVRPAMWNMMLNIDVSATAFYRAQPVIEFMCEVLDIQNINEQTKPLTDSQRVKFTKEIRGLKVEVTHCGQMKRKYRVCNVTRRPASHQTFPLQLENGQAMECTVAQYFKQKYSLQLKYPHLPCLQVGQEQKHTYLPLEVCNIVAGQRCIKKLTDNQTSTMIKATARSAPDRQEEISRLVKSNSMVGGPDPYLKEFGIVVHNDMTEVTGRVLPAPMLQYGGRVSTDTGRDCSRGLSPQNKTVATPNQGVWDMRGKQFYAGIEIKVWAVACFAPQKQCREDLLKSFTDQLRKISKDAGMPIQGQPCFCKYAQGADSVEPMFKHLKMSYVGLQLIVVILPGKTPVYAEVKRVGDTLLGMATQCVQVKNVVKTSPQTLSNLCLKINAKLGGINNVLVPHQRPSVFQQPVIFLGADVTHPPAGDGKKPSIAAVVGSMDGHPSRYCATVRVQTSRQDLSQEQLFSQEVIQDLTNMVRELLIQFYKSTRFKPTRIIYYRGGVSEGQMKQVAWPELIAIRKACISLEEDYRPGITYIVVQKRHHTRLFCSDKAERVGKSGNVPAGTTVDSTITHPSEFDFYLCSHAGIQGTSRPSHYHVLWDDNCFTADELQLLTYQLCHTYVRCTRSVSIPAPAYYARLVAFRARYHLVDKDHDSAEGSHVSGQSNGRDPQALAKAVQIHYDTQHTMYFA, from the exons ATGGAAGCGCTCGGACCCG GCCCGCCTGCCCCTACCTCCCTCTTCCAGCCACCACGCCGGCCCGGCTTGGGTACGGTGGGGAAGCCGATTCGCCTGCTGGCCAATCACTTCCAGGTGCAGATCCCCAAGATCGATGTCTACCATTATGACATCGACATCAAACCTGAAAAACGGCCCCGCAGGGTCAACAG AGAGGTGGTGGACACAATGGTGAGACATTTTAAGATGCAGATCTTTGGGGACCGGCAGCCTGGATATGATGGAAAGAGGAACATGTACACGGCACATCCGCTACCCATCGGGAGGGACAGG GTGGATCTGGAGGTGACGCTGCCGGGTGAAGGGAAGGATCAGACCTTTAAGGTGTCTCTGCAGTGGGTGTCAGTGGTCAGTCTGCAGATGCTTCTGGAAGCTCTGTCCGGTCACCTGAACGAGGTGCCGGAGGATTCGGTTCAGGCTTTGGATGTCATCACTCGTCACCTGCCTTCCATGCG GTACACTCCAGTAGGCCGGTCCTTCTTCTCTCCACCAGAGGGCTACTATCACCCGCTGGGAGGAGGGAGGGAGGTGTGGTTTGGTTTTCATCAGTCCGTCCGTCCTGCCATGTGGAACATGATGCTCAACATAGATG TGTCAGCAACAGCGTTTTACAGAGCCCAGCCTGTCATCGAATTCATGTGTGAGGTTTTGGACATCCAGAACATCAACGAACAGACCAAACCCCTCACAGATTCACAACGTGTCAAGTTCACCAAGGAGATCCGAG GACTGAAAGTGGAGGTCACACACTGCGGCCAGATGAAGAGGAAGTATCGTGTGTGTAATGTCACGCGCCGCCCGGCCAGCCATCAGAC GTTTCCTTTGCAGCTTGAGAATGGACAGGCTATGGAGTGCACCGTTGCCCAGTATTTCAAACAAAAGTACAGCCTGCAGCTCAAATACCCCCACCTGCCCTGCCTCCAGGTGGGACAAGAACAGAAGCACACGTACCTGCCCCTGGAG GTTTGTAATATAGTGGCAGGACAGCGCTGCATAAAGAAACTAACCGACAATCAGACCTCCACCATGATCAAAGCCACGGCCCGCTCAGCCCCAGACAGACAAGAGGAGATCAGCCGACTG GTCAAAAGCAACAGTATGGTTGGCGGGCCCGACCCTTATCTGAAAGAGTTTGGCATTGTGGTGCACAATGACATGACCGAGGTGACGGGGCGGGTCCTCCCAGCGCCCATGCTGCAGTATGGGGGCCGGGTGAGTACAGACACTGGCAGGGACTGTAGCAGG GGACTCTCTCCCCAGAATAAGACTGTGGCCACACCCAACCAGGGCGTCTGGGACATGAGGGGGAAGCAGTTTTATGCTGGAATAGAGATCAAGGTTTGGGCCGTGGCCTGCTTCGCCCCTCAGAAACAATGCAGAGAAGACCTGCTCAA GAGTTTCACTGACCAGCTGCGCAAGATTTCCAAGGATGCTGGGATGCCGATCCAAGGCCAGCCGTGCTTCTGCAAATACGCCCAGGGTGCAGACAGTGTGGAGCCCATGTTCAAGCATCTCAAGATGTCTTACGTGGGGCTGCAGCTCATCGTGGTCATCCTGCCCGGAAAAACACCCGTCTATG cGGAGGTAAAGCGTGTGGGAGACACTCTTCTGGGAATGGCCACTCAGTGTGTTCAGGTGAAGAACGTGGTAAAAACGTCTCCTCAGACGCTCTCCAACCTGTGTCTGAAAATCAACGCCAAACTAGGAGGCATCAACAATGTGCTGGTGCCACATCAGAG GCCTTCTGTGTTCCAGCAGCCGGTGATCTTCTTGGGTGCGGACGTCACTCACCCTCCGGCAGGTGACGGAAAGAAGCCGTCCATCGCTGCAGTGGTAGGCAGCATGGACGGACACCCGAGCCGATATTGCGCCACTGTACGGGTGCAAACATCCCGCCAGGATCTGTCCCAGGAGCAGCTCTTCAGCCAGGAGGTCATTCAGGATCTCACCAACATGGTGCGCGAGCTGCTCATTCAGTTCTACAAATCCACTCGATTCAAGCCCACGCGCATTATTTACTACCGCGGAGGAGTTTCTGAGGGCCAGATGAAGCAG GTGGCGTGGCCAGAGCTGATCGCCATCAGGAAAGCCTGCATCAGTCTGGAAGAGGATTACAGGCCGGGAATCACATACATCGTAGTGCAGAAACGCCACCACACTCGACTCTTCTGCTCCGACAAAGCCGagagg GTTGGGAAAAGTGGCAACGTCCCAGCAGGCACTACAGTGGACAGCACCATCACACACCCCTCAGAGTTTGACTTCTATCTGTGCAGCCATGCTGGCATCCAG GGCACCAGCCGTCCCTCTCACTATCACGTGTTGTGGGACGACAACTGTTTCACAGCCGACGAGCTCCAGCTTTTGACCTACCAGCTCTGCCACACTTATGTGCGCTGCACTCGCTCCGTCTCCATCCCCGCACCAGCTTACTACGCCCGGCTAGTGGCCTTCCGCGCACGCTACCACTTAGTGGACAAAGACCATGACAG TGCTGAAGGCAGTCACGTATCAGGACAGAGCAACGGTCGAGACCCGCAGGCGCTGGCGAAAGCTGTGCAGATTCACTATGACACACAGCACACCATGTACTTCGCCTGA
- the ago4 gene encoding protein argonaute-4 isoform X2 encodes MEALGPGPPAPTSLFQPPRRPGLGTVGKPIRLLANHFQVQIPKIDVYHYDIDIKPEKRPRRVNREVVDTMVRHFKMQIFGDRQPGYDGKRNMYTAHPLPIGRDRVDLEVTLPGEGKDQTFKVSLQWVSVVSLQMLLEALSGHLNEVPEDSVQALDVITRHLPSMRYTPVGRSFFSPPEGYYHPLGGGREVWFGFHQSVRPAMWNMMLNIDVSATAFYRAQPVIEFMCEVLDIQNINEQTKPLTDSQRVKFTKEIRGLKVEVTHCGQMKRKYRVCNVTRRPASHQTFPLQLENGQAMECTVAQYFKQKYSLQLKYPHLPCLQVGQEQKHTYLPLEVCNIVAGQRCIKKLTDNQTSTMIKATARSAPDRQEEISRLVKSNSMVGGPDPYLKEFGIVVHNDMTEVTGRVLPAPMLQYGGRVSTDTGRDCSRNKTVATPNQGVWDMRGKQFYAGIEIKVWAVACFAPQKQCREDLLKSFTDQLRKISKDAGMPIQGQPCFCKYAQGADSVEPMFKHLKMSYVGLQLIVVILPGKTPVYAEVKRVGDTLLGMATQCVQVKNVVKTSPQTLSNLCLKINAKLGGINNVLVPHQRPSVFQQPVIFLGADVTHPPAGDGKKPSIAAVVGSMDGHPSRYCATVRVQTSRQDLSQEQLFSQEVIQDLTNMVRELLIQFYKSTRFKPTRIIYYRGGVSEGQMKQVAWPELIAIRKACISLEEDYRPGITYIVVQKRHHTRLFCSDKAERVGKSGNVPAGTTVDSTITHPSEFDFYLCSHAGIQGTSRPSHYHVLWDDNCFTADELQLLTYQLCHTYVRCTRSVSIPAPAYYARLVAFRARYHLVDKDHDSAEGSHVSGQSNGRDPQALAKAVQIHYDTQHTMYFA; translated from the exons ATGGAAGCGCTCGGACCCG GCCCGCCTGCCCCTACCTCCCTCTTCCAGCCACCACGCCGGCCCGGCTTGGGTACGGTGGGGAAGCCGATTCGCCTGCTGGCCAATCACTTCCAGGTGCAGATCCCCAAGATCGATGTCTACCATTATGACATCGACATCAAACCTGAAAAACGGCCCCGCAGGGTCAACAG AGAGGTGGTGGACACAATGGTGAGACATTTTAAGATGCAGATCTTTGGGGACCGGCAGCCTGGATATGATGGAAAGAGGAACATGTACACGGCACATCCGCTACCCATCGGGAGGGACAGG GTGGATCTGGAGGTGACGCTGCCGGGTGAAGGGAAGGATCAGACCTTTAAGGTGTCTCTGCAGTGGGTGTCAGTGGTCAGTCTGCAGATGCTTCTGGAAGCTCTGTCCGGTCACCTGAACGAGGTGCCGGAGGATTCGGTTCAGGCTTTGGATGTCATCACTCGTCACCTGCCTTCCATGCG GTACACTCCAGTAGGCCGGTCCTTCTTCTCTCCACCAGAGGGCTACTATCACCCGCTGGGAGGAGGGAGGGAGGTGTGGTTTGGTTTTCATCAGTCCGTCCGTCCTGCCATGTGGAACATGATGCTCAACATAGATG TGTCAGCAACAGCGTTTTACAGAGCCCAGCCTGTCATCGAATTCATGTGTGAGGTTTTGGACATCCAGAACATCAACGAACAGACCAAACCCCTCACAGATTCACAACGTGTCAAGTTCACCAAGGAGATCCGAG GACTGAAAGTGGAGGTCACACACTGCGGCCAGATGAAGAGGAAGTATCGTGTGTGTAATGTCACGCGCCGCCCGGCCAGCCATCAGAC GTTTCCTTTGCAGCTTGAGAATGGACAGGCTATGGAGTGCACCGTTGCCCAGTATTTCAAACAAAAGTACAGCCTGCAGCTCAAATACCCCCACCTGCCCTGCCTCCAGGTGGGACAAGAACAGAAGCACACGTACCTGCCCCTGGAG GTTTGTAATATAGTGGCAGGACAGCGCTGCATAAAGAAACTAACCGACAATCAGACCTCCACCATGATCAAAGCCACGGCCCGCTCAGCCCCAGACAGACAAGAGGAGATCAGCCGACTG GTCAAAAGCAACAGTATGGTTGGCGGGCCCGACCCTTATCTGAAAGAGTTTGGCATTGTGGTGCACAATGACATGACCGAGGTGACGGGGCGGGTCCTCCCAGCGCCCATGCTGCAGTATGGGGGCCGGGTGAGTACAGACACTGGCAGGGACTGTAGCAGG AATAAGACTGTGGCCACACCCAACCAGGGCGTCTGGGACATGAGGGGGAAGCAGTTTTATGCTGGAATAGAGATCAAGGTTTGGGCCGTGGCCTGCTTCGCCCCTCAGAAACAATGCAGAGAAGACCTGCTCAA GAGTTTCACTGACCAGCTGCGCAAGATTTCCAAGGATGCTGGGATGCCGATCCAAGGCCAGCCGTGCTTCTGCAAATACGCCCAGGGTGCAGACAGTGTGGAGCCCATGTTCAAGCATCTCAAGATGTCTTACGTGGGGCTGCAGCTCATCGTGGTCATCCTGCCCGGAAAAACACCCGTCTATG cGGAGGTAAAGCGTGTGGGAGACACTCTTCTGGGAATGGCCACTCAGTGTGTTCAGGTGAAGAACGTGGTAAAAACGTCTCCTCAGACGCTCTCCAACCTGTGTCTGAAAATCAACGCCAAACTAGGAGGCATCAACAATGTGCTGGTGCCACATCAGAG GCCTTCTGTGTTCCAGCAGCCGGTGATCTTCTTGGGTGCGGACGTCACTCACCCTCCGGCAGGTGACGGAAAGAAGCCGTCCATCGCTGCAGTGGTAGGCAGCATGGACGGACACCCGAGCCGATATTGCGCCACTGTACGGGTGCAAACATCCCGCCAGGATCTGTCCCAGGAGCAGCTCTTCAGCCAGGAGGTCATTCAGGATCTCACCAACATGGTGCGCGAGCTGCTCATTCAGTTCTACAAATCCACTCGATTCAAGCCCACGCGCATTATTTACTACCGCGGAGGAGTTTCTGAGGGCCAGATGAAGCAG GTGGCGTGGCCAGAGCTGATCGCCATCAGGAAAGCCTGCATCAGTCTGGAAGAGGATTACAGGCCGGGAATCACATACATCGTAGTGCAGAAACGCCACCACACTCGACTCTTCTGCTCCGACAAAGCCGagagg GTTGGGAAAAGTGGCAACGTCCCAGCAGGCACTACAGTGGACAGCACCATCACACACCCCTCAGAGTTTGACTTCTATCTGTGCAGCCATGCTGGCATCCAG GGCACCAGCCGTCCCTCTCACTATCACGTGTTGTGGGACGACAACTGTTTCACAGCCGACGAGCTCCAGCTTTTGACCTACCAGCTCTGCCACACTTATGTGCGCTGCACTCGCTCCGTCTCCATCCCCGCACCAGCTTACTACGCCCGGCTAGTGGCCTTCCGCGCACGCTACCACTTAGTGGACAAAGACCATGACAG TGCTGAAGGCAGTCACGTATCAGGACAGAGCAACGGTCGAGACCCGCAGGCGCTGGCGAAAGCTGTGCAGATTCACTATGACACACAGCACACCATGTACTTCGCCTGA
- the ago4 gene encoding protein argonaute-4 isoform X3 — translation MEALGPGPPAPTSLFQPPRRPGLGTVGKPIRLLANHFQVQIPKIDVYHYDIDIKPEKRPRRVNREVVDTMVRHFKMQIFGDRQPGYDGKRNMYTAHPLPIGRDRVDLEVTLPGEGKDQTFKVSLQWVSVVSLQMLLEALSGHLNEVPEDSVQALDVITRHLPSMRYTPVGRSFFSPPEGYYHPLGGGREVWFGFHQSVRPAMWNMMLNIDVSATAFYRAQPVIEFMCEVLDIQNINEQTKPLTDSQRVKFTKEIRGLKVEVTHCGQMKRKYRVCNVTRRPASHQTFPLQLENGQAMECTVAQYFKQKYSLQLKYPHLPCLQVGQEQKHTYLPLEVCNIVAGQRCIKKLTDNQTSTMIKATARSAPDRQEEISRLVKSNSMVGGPDPYLKEFGIVVHNDMTEVTGRVLPAPMLQYGGRGLSPQNKTVATPNQGVWDMRGKQFYAGIEIKVWAVACFAPQKQCREDLLKSFTDQLRKISKDAGMPIQGQPCFCKYAQGADSVEPMFKHLKMSYVGLQLIVVILPGKTPVYAEVKRVGDTLLGMATQCVQVKNVVKTSPQTLSNLCLKINAKLGGINNVLVPHQRPSVFQQPVIFLGADVTHPPAGDGKKPSIAAVVGSMDGHPSRYCATVRVQTSRQDLSQEQLFSQEVIQDLTNMVRELLIQFYKSTRFKPTRIIYYRGGVSEGQMKQVAWPELIAIRKACISLEEDYRPGITYIVVQKRHHTRLFCSDKAERVGKSGNVPAGTTVDSTITHPSEFDFYLCSHAGIQGTSRPSHYHVLWDDNCFTADELQLLTYQLCHTYVRCTRSVSIPAPAYYARLVAFRARYHLVDKDHDSAEGSHVSGQSNGRDPQALAKAVQIHYDTQHTMYFA, via the exons ATGGAAGCGCTCGGACCCG GCCCGCCTGCCCCTACCTCCCTCTTCCAGCCACCACGCCGGCCCGGCTTGGGTACGGTGGGGAAGCCGATTCGCCTGCTGGCCAATCACTTCCAGGTGCAGATCCCCAAGATCGATGTCTACCATTATGACATCGACATCAAACCTGAAAAACGGCCCCGCAGGGTCAACAG AGAGGTGGTGGACACAATGGTGAGACATTTTAAGATGCAGATCTTTGGGGACCGGCAGCCTGGATATGATGGAAAGAGGAACATGTACACGGCACATCCGCTACCCATCGGGAGGGACAGG GTGGATCTGGAGGTGACGCTGCCGGGTGAAGGGAAGGATCAGACCTTTAAGGTGTCTCTGCAGTGGGTGTCAGTGGTCAGTCTGCAGATGCTTCTGGAAGCTCTGTCCGGTCACCTGAACGAGGTGCCGGAGGATTCGGTTCAGGCTTTGGATGTCATCACTCGTCACCTGCCTTCCATGCG GTACACTCCAGTAGGCCGGTCCTTCTTCTCTCCACCAGAGGGCTACTATCACCCGCTGGGAGGAGGGAGGGAGGTGTGGTTTGGTTTTCATCAGTCCGTCCGTCCTGCCATGTGGAACATGATGCTCAACATAGATG TGTCAGCAACAGCGTTTTACAGAGCCCAGCCTGTCATCGAATTCATGTGTGAGGTTTTGGACATCCAGAACATCAACGAACAGACCAAACCCCTCACAGATTCACAACGTGTCAAGTTCACCAAGGAGATCCGAG GACTGAAAGTGGAGGTCACACACTGCGGCCAGATGAAGAGGAAGTATCGTGTGTGTAATGTCACGCGCCGCCCGGCCAGCCATCAGAC GTTTCCTTTGCAGCTTGAGAATGGACAGGCTATGGAGTGCACCGTTGCCCAGTATTTCAAACAAAAGTACAGCCTGCAGCTCAAATACCCCCACCTGCCCTGCCTCCAGGTGGGACAAGAACAGAAGCACACGTACCTGCCCCTGGAG GTTTGTAATATAGTGGCAGGACAGCGCTGCATAAAGAAACTAACCGACAATCAGACCTCCACCATGATCAAAGCCACGGCCCGCTCAGCCCCAGACAGACAAGAGGAGATCAGCCGACTG GTCAAAAGCAACAGTATGGTTGGCGGGCCCGACCCTTATCTGAAAGAGTTTGGCATTGTGGTGCACAATGACATGACCGAGGTGACGGGGCGGGTCCTCCCAGCGCCCATGCTGCAGTATGGGGGCCGG GGACTCTCTCCCCAGAATAAGACTGTGGCCACACCCAACCAGGGCGTCTGGGACATGAGGGGGAAGCAGTTTTATGCTGGAATAGAGATCAAGGTTTGGGCCGTGGCCTGCTTCGCCCCTCAGAAACAATGCAGAGAAGACCTGCTCAA GAGTTTCACTGACCAGCTGCGCAAGATTTCCAAGGATGCTGGGATGCCGATCCAAGGCCAGCCGTGCTTCTGCAAATACGCCCAGGGTGCAGACAGTGTGGAGCCCATGTTCAAGCATCTCAAGATGTCTTACGTGGGGCTGCAGCTCATCGTGGTCATCCTGCCCGGAAAAACACCCGTCTATG cGGAGGTAAAGCGTGTGGGAGACACTCTTCTGGGAATGGCCACTCAGTGTGTTCAGGTGAAGAACGTGGTAAAAACGTCTCCTCAGACGCTCTCCAACCTGTGTCTGAAAATCAACGCCAAACTAGGAGGCATCAACAATGTGCTGGTGCCACATCAGAG GCCTTCTGTGTTCCAGCAGCCGGTGATCTTCTTGGGTGCGGACGTCACTCACCCTCCGGCAGGTGACGGAAAGAAGCCGTCCATCGCTGCAGTGGTAGGCAGCATGGACGGACACCCGAGCCGATATTGCGCCACTGTACGGGTGCAAACATCCCGCCAGGATCTGTCCCAGGAGCAGCTCTTCAGCCAGGAGGTCATTCAGGATCTCACCAACATGGTGCGCGAGCTGCTCATTCAGTTCTACAAATCCACTCGATTCAAGCCCACGCGCATTATTTACTACCGCGGAGGAGTTTCTGAGGGCCAGATGAAGCAG GTGGCGTGGCCAGAGCTGATCGCCATCAGGAAAGCCTGCATCAGTCTGGAAGAGGATTACAGGCCGGGAATCACATACATCGTAGTGCAGAAACGCCACCACACTCGACTCTTCTGCTCCGACAAAGCCGagagg GTTGGGAAAAGTGGCAACGTCCCAGCAGGCACTACAGTGGACAGCACCATCACACACCCCTCAGAGTTTGACTTCTATCTGTGCAGCCATGCTGGCATCCAG GGCACCAGCCGTCCCTCTCACTATCACGTGTTGTGGGACGACAACTGTTTCACAGCCGACGAGCTCCAGCTTTTGACCTACCAGCTCTGCCACACTTATGTGCGCTGCACTCGCTCCGTCTCCATCCCCGCACCAGCTTACTACGCCCGGCTAGTGGCCTTCCGCGCACGCTACCACTTAGTGGACAAAGACCATGACAG TGCTGAAGGCAGTCACGTATCAGGACAGAGCAACGGTCGAGACCCGCAGGCGCTGGCGAAAGCTGTGCAGATTCACTATGACACACAGCACACCATGTACTTCGCCTGA
- the ago4 gene encoding protein argonaute-4 isoform X4 — protein MEALGPGPPAPTSLFQPPRRPGLGTVGKPIRLLANHFQVQIPKIDVYHYDIDIKPEKRPRRVNREVVDTMVRHFKMQIFGDRQPGYDGKRNMYTAHPLPIGRDRVDLEVTLPGEGKDQTFKVSLQWVSVVSLQMLLEALSGHLNEVPEDSVQALDVITRHLPSMRYTPVGRSFFSPPEGYYHPLGGGREVWFGFHQSVRPAMWNMMLNIDVSATAFYRAQPVIEFMCEVLDIQNINEQTKPLTDSQRVKFTKEIRGLKVEVTHCGQMKRKYRVCNVTRRPASHQTFPLQLENGQAMECTVAQYFKQKYSLQLKYPHLPCLQVGQEQKHTYLPLEVCNIVAGQRCIKKLTDNQTSTMIKATARSAPDRQEEISRLVKSNSMVGGPDPYLKEFGIVVHNDMTEVTGRVLPAPMLQYGGRNKTVATPNQGVWDMRGKQFYAGIEIKVWAVACFAPQKQCREDLLKSFTDQLRKISKDAGMPIQGQPCFCKYAQGADSVEPMFKHLKMSYVGLQLIVVILPGKTPVYAEVKRVGDTLLGMATQCVQVKNVVKTSPQTLSNLCLKINAKLGGINNVLVPHQRPSVFQQPVIFLGADVTHPPAGDGKKPSIAAVVGSMDGHPSRYCATVRVQTSRQDLSQEQLFSQEVIQDLTNMVRELLIQFYKSTRFKPTRIIYYRGGVSEGQMKQVAWPELIAIRKACISLEEDYRPGITYIVVQKRHHTRLFCSDKAERVGKSGNVPAGTTVDSTITHPSEFDFYLCSHAGIQGTSRPSHYHVLWDDNCFTADELQLLTYQLCHTYVRCTRSVSIPAPAYYARLVAFRARYHLVDKDHDSAEGSHVSGQSNGRDPQALAKAVQIHYDTQHTMYFA, from the exons ATGGAAGCGCTCGGACCCG GCCCGCCTGCCCCTACCTCCCTCTTCCAGCCACCACGCCGGCCCGGCTTGGGTACGGTGGGGAAGCCGATTCGCCTGCTGGCCAATCACTTCCAGGTGCAGATCCCCAAGATCGATGTCTACCATTATGACATCGACATCAAACCTGAAAAACGGCCCCGCAGGGTCAACAG AGAGGTGGTGGACACAATGGTGAGACATTTTAAGATGCAGATCTTTGGGGACCGGCAGCCTGGATATGATGGAAAGAGGAACATGTACACGGCACATCCGCTACCCATCGGGAGGGACAGG GTGGATCTGGAGGTGACGCTGCCGGGTGAAGGGAAGGATCAGACCTTTAAGGTGTCTCTGCAGTGGGTGTCAGTGGTCAGTCTGCAGATGCTTCTGGAAGCTCTGTCCGGTCACCTGAACGAGGTGCCGGAGGATTCGGTTCAGGCTTTGGATGTCATCACTCGTCACCTGCCTTCCATGCG GTACACTCCAGTAGGCCGGTCCTTCTTCTCTCCACCAGAGGGCTACTATCACCCGCTGGGAGGAGGGAGGGAGGTGTGGTTTGGTTTTCATCAGTCCGTCCGTCCTGCCATGTGGAACATGATGCTCAACATAGATG TGTCAGCAACAGCGTTTTACAGAGCCCAGCCTGTCATCGAATTCATGTGTGAGGTTTTGGACATCCAGAACATCAACGAACAGACCAAACCCCTCACAGATTCACAACGTGTCAAGTTCACCAAGGAGATCCGAG GACTGAAAGTGGAGGTCACACACTGCGGCCAGATGAAGAGGAAGTATCGTGTGTGTAATGTCACGCGCCGCCCGGCCAGCCATCAGAC GTTTCCTTTGCAGCTTGAGAATGGACAGGCTATGGAGTGCACCGTTGCCCAGTATTTCAAACAAAAGTACAGCCTGCAGCTCAAATACCCCCACCTGCCCTGCCTCCAGGTGGGACAAGAACAGAAGCACACGTACCTGCCCCTGGAG GTTTGTAATATAGTGGCAGGACAGCGCTGCATAAAGAAACTAACCGACAATCAGACCTCCACCATGATCAAAGCCACGGCCCGCTCAGCCCCAGACAGACAAGAGGAGATCAGCCGACTG GTCAAAAGCAACAGTATGGTTGGCGGGCCCGACCCTTATCTGAAAGAGTTTGGCATTGTGGTGCACAATGACATGACCGAGGTGACGGGGCGGGTCCTCCCAGCGCCCATGCTGCAGTATGGGGGCCGG AATAAGACTGTGGCCACACCCAACCAGGGCGTCTGGGACATGAGGGGGAAGCAGTTTTATGCTGGAATAGAGATCAAGGTTTGGGCCGTGGCCTGCTTCGCCCCTCAGAAACAATGCAGAGAAGACCTGCTCAA GAGTTTCACTGACCAGCTGCGCAAGATTTCCAAGGATGCTGGGATGCCGATCCAAGGCCAGCCGTGCTTCTGCAAATACGCCCAGGGTGCAGACAGTGTGGAGCCCATGTTCAAGCATCTCAAGATGTCTTACGTGGGGCTGCAGCTCATCGTGGTCATCCTGCCCGGAAAAACACCCGTCTATG cGGAGGTAAAGCGTGTGGGAGACACTCTTCTGGGAATGGCCACTCAGTGTGTTCAGGTGAAGAACGTGGTAAAAACGTCTCCTCAGACGCTCTCCAACCTGTGTCTGAAAATCAACGCCAAACTAGGAGGCATCAACAATGTGCTGGTGCCACATCAGAG GCCTTCTGTGTTCCAGCAGCCGGTGATCTTCTTGGGTGCGGACGTCACTCACCCTCCGGCAGGTGACGGAAAGAAGCCGTCCATCGCTGCAGTGGTAGGCAGCATGGACGGACACCCGAGCCGATATTGCGCCACTGTACGGGTGCAAACATCCCGCCAGGATCTGTCCCAGGAGCAGCTCTTCAGCCAGGAGGTCATTCAGGATCTCACCAACATGGTGCGCGAGCTGCTCATTCAGTTCTACAAATCCACTCGATTCAAGCCCACGCGCATTATTTACTACCGCGGAGGAGTTTCTGAGGGCCAGATGAAGCAG GTGGCGTGGCCAGAGCTGATCGCCATCAGGAAAGCCTGCATCAGTCTGGAAGAGGATTACAGGCCGGGAATCACATACATCGTAGTGCAGAAACGCCACCACACTCGACTCTTCTGCTCCGACAAAGCCGagagg GTTGGGAAAAGTGGCAACGTCCCAGCAGGCACTACAGTGGACAGCACCATCACACACCCCTCAGAGTTTGACTTCTATCTGTGCAGCCATGCTGGCATCCAG GGCACCAGCCGTCCCTCTCACTATCACGTGTTGTGGGACGACAACTGTTTCACAGCCGACGAGCTCCAGCTTTTGACCTACCAGCTCTGCCACACTTATGTGCGCTGCACTCGCTCCGTCTCCATCCCCGCACCAGCTTACTACGCCCGGCTAGTGGCCTTCCGCGCACGCTACCACTTAGTGGACAAAGACCATGACAG TGCTGAAGGCAGTCACGTATCAGGACAGAGCAACGGTCGAGACCCGCAGGCGCTGGCGAAAGCTGTGCAGATTCACTATGACACACAGCACACCATGTACTTCGCCTGA